One window of Ralstonia pickettii DTP0602 genomic DNA carries:
- a CDS encoding hypothetical protein (K09889: yjgA; ribosome-associated protein), whose amino-acid sequence MPGMTRNSRNPNGSRFPGGFAPEPEDDEPKSKSQRKRDMTALQDLGTELEGLAKDRLARVPMPEALADAIHQARRITSHEGKRRQMQYVGKVMRGLDDDEVEAIRRALEGFKGTSKAETARMHLIERWRELLLADDAALTRFLGEHPGIDVQALRNTIRNARKEKEQGKPPRYFRELFQAIKAALDEKDGKAAAQDQPPTPEPEA is encoded by the coding sequence CGGCTCGCGCTTTCCTGGAGGCTTTGCGCCGGAACCGGAAGACGACGAACCGAAAAGCAAGTCGCAGCGCAAGCGCGACATGACCGCCCTGCAGGACCTTGGCACCGAGCTGGAAGGCCTGGCCAAGGACCGCCTGGCGCGCGTGCCCATGCCCGAAGCGCTGGCCGACGCCATCCACCAGGCGCGCCGCATCACCAGCCACGAAGGCAAGCGCCGCCAGATGCAGTATGTGGGCAAGGTCATGCGCGGCCTGGACGACGACGAGGTCGAGGCCATCCGCCGCGCGCTGGAAGGCTTCAAGGGCACCAGCAAGGCCGAGACCGCACGCATGCACCTGATCGAGCGCTGGCGCGAGCTGCTGCTGGCCGACGACGCGGCGCTGACGCGCTTCCTCGGCGAGCATCCCGGCATCGACGTGCAGGCGCTGCGCAACACCATCCGCAACGCGCGCAAGGAAAAAGAGCAAGGCAAGCCGCCGCGCTATTTCCGCGAACTGTTCCAGGCGATCAAGGCGGCGCTCGACGAAAAGGATGGCAAGGCCGCCGCGCAGGACCAACCCCCGACCCCGGAGCCCGAGGCATGA
- the mogA gene encoding molybdenum cofactor biosynthesis protein MogA (forms a trimer; related to eukaryotic protein gephyrin; functions during molybdenum cofactor biosynthesis~K03831: mogA; molybdopterin adenylyltransferase [EC:2.7.7.75]) has protein sequence MTQTTQPIARNHPDELVVGFVSISDRASAGTYQDEGIPALREWFGRTLTSPWQAVERLIPDEQAQISRTLIDLVDVAGCDLVLTTGGTGPARRDVTPEATLAVATKEMPGFGEQMRQVSLHFVPTAILSRQVAVIRETASRAALIINLPGQPRAIRETLEGLRDADGKAVVQGIFAAVPYCIDLIGGPYMETDEAIVKAWRPKNAVRAKPGA, from the coding sequence ATGACCCAGACCACGCAGCCGATCGCCCGCAACCATCCCGACGAACTCGTCGTCGGCTTTGTCTCGATCTCGGACCGCGCCTCGGCCGGCACCTACCAGGATGAGGGCATCCCGGCGCTGCGCGAGTGGTTCGGACGCACGCTGACCTCGCCGTGGCAGGCGGTGGAGCGGCTGATCCCCGACGAGCAGGCGCAGATCTCGCGTACGCTGATCGACCTGGTGGACGTGGCCGGCTGCGACCTGGTGCTGACGACCGGCGGCACCGGCCCCGCGCGGCGGGACGTCACGCCCGAAGCCACGCTGGCCGTGGCGACCAAGGAAATGCCCGGTTTCGGCGAGCAGATGCGCCAGGTCAGCCTGCATTTCGTGCCGACCGCGATCCTGTCGCGCCAGGTGGCGGTGATCCGCGAAACCGCCAGCCGCGCCGCGCTGATCATCAACCTGCCCGGCCAGCCGCGCGCCATCCGCGAAACGCTGGAAGGCCTTCGCGATGCCGACGGCAAGGCGGTGGTGCAAGGGATCTTTGCTGCGGTGCCGTATTGCATCGACCTGATCGGCGGCCCGTACATGGAAACTGACGAGGCGATCGTCAAGGCCTGGCGTCCGAAGAACGCCGTGCGCGCCAAACCCGGCGCATAA
- a CDS encoding transporter (K07088: K07088), which yields MLERIVSIITPVILIILVGWLYGRRAHPDMAGINRATLDVIAPLLVVSAFVSKDFLLADQLVLLGCAVAVVLGSGVLAWGLARLLKVDPRTFVPPMMFNNCGNMGLPLSVFAFGPAGLAPAVALFAASNLMHFTIGMKTVNRHASMAQIARNPMVLATVAGVGLSLARPWFTLPDPVYQSVKLLGDATVPLMLFALGVRMKDVSLRNWGMGLVGAVACPLTGIAVALLLAQWVPLTELQRGLLFVFASLPPAVLNFLVADHFRQEPDQVASIVLLGNIAAVVFVPVGLYLGLR from the coding sequence ATGCTCGAGCGCATCGTCTCCATCATCACCCCGGTCATCCTGATCATCCTGGTCGGGTGGCTGTACGGGCGCAGGGCGCATCCGGACATGGCCGGCATCAACCGCGCCACGCTGGATGTGATCGCGCCGCTGCTGGTGGTGTCGGCCTTCGTCAGCAAGGACTTCCTGCTGGCCGATCAGCTGGTGCTGCTGGGCTGCGCGGTGGCCGTGGTGCTGGGCTCCGGCGTGCTGGCGTGGGGGCTGGCGCGGCTGCTCAAGGTCGATCCGCGCACCTTCGTGCCGCCGATGATGTTCAACAACTGCGGCAACATGGGCCTGCCGCTGTCGGTCTTTGCCTTTGGGCCGGCCGGCCTGGCGCCGGCGGTGGCACTGTTCGCTGCGTCCAACCTGATGCACTTCACCATCGGCATGAAGACCGTTAACCGGCATGCGTCGATGGCGCAGATCGCGCGCAATCCCATGGTGCTGGCCACCGTGGCTGGCGTGGGATTGTCGCTGGCGCGGCCGTGGTTCACGCTGCCCGACCCGGTCTACCAGTCGGTCAAGCTGCTGGGCGATGCCACGGTGCCGCTGATGCTGTTCGCGCTGGGCGTGCGCATGAAGGATGTGAGCCTGCGCAACTGGGGCATGGGGCTGGTCGGCGCGGTGGCTTGCCCGCTGACCGGCATCGCGGTGGCGTTGCTGCTGGCGCAGTGGGTGCCGCTGACGGAACTGCAGCGCGGGCTACTGTTCGTCTTTGCCTCGTTGCCGCCGGCGGTGCTGAACTTCCTGGTGGCGGACCACTTCCGGCAAGAGCCGGACCAGGTGGCGTCGATCGTGCTGCTGGGCAATATCGCCGCGGTGGTGTTCGTGCCGGTGGGGTTGTACCTGGGGTTGCGCTGA
- a CDS encoding oligoribonuclease (3'-5' exoribonuclease specific for small oligoribonuclotides~K13288: orn, REX2, REXO2; oligoribonuclease [EC:3.1.-.-]), with amino-acid sequence MFAPAPAAAASPKSLSSAVPMTTHAAAKSVKSENNLIWLDMEMTGLSPDTDRIIEVAIVVTDSELNILAEGPVLVIHQSDAVLDGMDNWNKGTHGRSGLIDKVKASTLTEEQAEAELLAFLKRWVPANKSPMCGNSICQDRRFMARYMPKLEAFFHYRNLDVSTLKELCKRWEPAIHKGFVKRQLHTALADILESVEELRYYRTHFIRHTAPGAAPAADATVPDASAVGTPAPGTPAP; translated from the coding sequence TTGTTCGCGCCCGCCCCTGCCGCGGCCGCATCCCCGAAATCCCTATCTTCCGCAGTCCCGATGACAACCCACGCCGCCGCCAAATCCGTAAAAAGTGAAAACAACCTGATCTGGCTGGACATGGAAATGACCGGCCTGTCGCCGGACACCGACCGCATCATCGAGGTGGCGATCGTGGTCACCGACTCCGAGCTCAATATCCTGGCCGAGGGCCCCGTGCTGGTGATCCACCAGAGCGATGCCGTGCTCGACGGCATGGACAACTGGAACAAGGGCACCCACGGCCGCTCCGGCCTGATCGACAAGGTCAAGGCTTCCACGCTGACCGAAGAGCAGGCCGAGGCCGAGCTGCTGGCCTTCCTCAAGCGCTGGGTGCCGGCCAACAAGTCGCCGATGTGCGGCAACTCGATCTGCCAGGATCGCCGCTTCATGGCGCGCTATATGCCCAAGCTGGAGGCGTTCTTCCACTACCGCAACCTGGACGTGTCCACGCTCAAGGAGCTGTGCAAGCGTTGGGAGCCGGCCATCCACAAGGGCTTCGTCAAGCGCCAGCTGCACACGGCGCTGGCCGATATCCTGGAGTCGGTCGAGGAACTGCGCTACTACCGCACGCACTTTATCCGCCACACGGCGCCCGGCGCAGCGCCCGCGGCTGACGCGACGGTCCCGGACGCGTCGGCCGTCGGCACGCCCGCCCCCGGCACGCCCGCCCCATAA
- a CDS encoding peptidase M48 (K06013: STE24; STE24 endopeptidase [EC:3.4.24.84]), which yields MFTIVFLAALVLMVLTKLWLAARQVRHVAQHRNAVPARFADTITLASHQKAADYTIARTRLSMLEVLAGAAVLIGFTMLGGLQWLNQFWLDTFGPGYAYGVALVASVALIGGLVDLPFSLYGQFGIEERFGFNKMTFGLWLADMTKMLLVACALGLPLLLAVLWLMERAGSLWWLWTWLVWMAFNLFLLVIFPTFIAPLFNKFEPLTDESLRERIEALMKRCGFASKGLFVMDGSKRSAHGNAYFTGFGAAKRIVFFDTLLARLSGDEIEAVLAHELGHFKRRHVAKRIAVTFALSLVFLALLGWLATRSWFYTGLGVVPNLGVSNNALALVLFFLTLPVFTFLLGPLSSQSSRRHEFEADAFAADQTNAGHLVSALVKLYKDNASTLTPDPLYSAFYYSHPPAAQRIDRLLAHA from the coding sequence ATGTTCACGATTGTCTTCCTCGCCGCCCTGGTGCTGATGGTGCTGACCAAGCTCTGGCTGGCCGCCCGCCAGGTCCGGCATGTGGCGCAGCACCGCAACGCGGTGCCGGCGCGCTTTGCCGACACCATCACGCTGGCCTCGCACCAGAAGGCCGCCGACTACACCATCGCCCGCACCCGGCTGTCGATGCTGGAAGTGCTGGCCGGCGCCGCGGTGCTGATCGGCTTCACCATGCTGGGCGGGCTGCAGTGGCTCAACCAGTTCTGGCTCGATACCTTCGGACCCGGCTATGCCTACGGCGTGGCGCTGGTGGCCAGCGTCGCGCTGATCGGCGGGCTGGTCGACCTGCCCTTCTCGCTGTATGGCCAGTTCGGCATCGAGGAGCGCTTCGGCTTCAACAAGATGACCTTCGGCCTGTGGCTGGCCGACATGACCAAGATGCTGCTGGTCGCGTGCGCGCTGGGCCTGCCGCTGCTGCTGGCGGTGCTGTGGCTGATGGAGCGCGCGGGTTCGCTGTGGTGGCTGTGGACCTGGCTGGTGTGGATGGCGTTCAACCTGTTCCTGCTGGTGATCTTCCCGACCTTCATCGCGCCCCTGTTCAACAAGTTCGAGCCCCTCACCGACGAATCGCTGCGCGAGCGCATCGAGGCCCTGATGAAACGCTGCGGCTTTGCCAGCAAGGGCCTGTTCGTGATGGACGGCAGCAAGCGCAGTGCACATGGCAACGCCTACTTCACCGGCTTTGGCGCGGCCAAGCGCATTGTCTTCTTCGATACGCTGCTGGCCCGCCTGTCGGGAGACGAGATCGAGGCGGTGCTGGCGCATGAGCTGGGCCACTTCAAGCGCCGCCACGTGGCCAAGCGCATCGCCGTCACTTTTGCGCTGAGCCTGGTGTTCCTCGCGCTGCTGGGCTGGCTGGCCACGCGCAGCTGGTTCTACACCGGGCTGGGCGTGGTGCCCAACCTGGGCGTGTCCAACAACGCGCTGGCGCTGGTGCTGTTCTTCCTGACGCTGCCGGTGTTCACCTTCCTGCTGGGGCCGCTGTCGAGCCAGTCATCGCGCCGCCATGAGTTCGAGGCCGACGCCTTTGCCGCGGACCAGACCAACGCCGGCCACCTGGTGTCGGCGCTGGTGAAGCTGTACAAGGACAACGCCTCGACGCTCACGCCCGATCCGCTCTACAGCGCCTTCTACTACTCGCATCCGCCCGCCGCGCAGCGGATCGACCGTCTGCTGGCGCACGCATGA
- a CDS encoding GTPase RsgA (K06949: rsgA, engC; ribosome biogenesis GTPase [EC:3.6.1.-]), producing MSRATRHRNAGGGTNAGTSHESALIIAAHGRHYVVELGDGTRMHAFPRGKKSDCAVGDHVSVERAAADQCVITKVAPRKNLLHRSDQFKSKLLAANIDQVVIVLATEPGFSEDLLGRALVSAEAMEIRPLIVLNKTDLPDRLDEARGRLALYRELGYDTLELSVRADPAQALATLKPRLAGLASILIGQSGMGKSSLLNLLIPGVDAQTREISAKLDSGKHTTTFTRLYHLPADWGTADGRLGALIDSPGFQEFGLYHLSEGMLERAFPEFRPRLTECRFYNCHHVNEPGCGVLAAVESGAISERRHQLYTQLLHESSQQKPW from the coding sequence ATGAGCCGCGCGACGCGTCACCGCAACGCCGGCGGCGGCACCAATGCCGGTACCAGCCATGAGTCCGCACTGATCATCGCCGCGCACGGCCGCCACTACGTGGTCGAGCTGGGCGACGGCACGCGCATGCATGCCTTCCCGCGCGGCAAGAAAAGCGACTGCGCGGTGGGCGACCATGTCAGCGTGGAACGCGCCGCCGCCGACCAGTGCGTGATCACGAAGGTTGCGCCGCGCAAGAACCTGCTGCACCGCTCCGACCAGTTCAAGTCCAAGCTGCTGGCCGCCAATATCGACCAGGTCGTCATCGTGCTGGCGACCGAGCCGGGGTTCTCGGAAGACCTGCTCGGGCGCGCGCTGGTGTCGGCCGAGGCAATGGAAATCCGGCCGCTGATCGTGCTCAACAAGACCGACCTGCCCGACCGGCTCGACGAGGCGCGTGGCCGCTTGGCGCTGTACCGCGAGCTGGGTTACGACACGCTGGAGCTGTCGGTGCGCGCCGACCCGGCGCAGGCGCTGGCCACGCTCAAGCCGCGCCTGGCGGGGCTCGCCAGCATCCTGATCGGCCAGTCGGGCATGGGCAAGTCTTCGCTGCTGAACCTGCTGATTCCGGGCGTCGATGCCCAGACCCGCGAGATCTCGGCCAAGCTCGATTCCGGCAAGCACACCACGACTTTCACCCGGCTCTACCACCTGCCTGCGGACTGGGGCACGGCCGACGGCCGCCTGGGTGCGCTGATCGATTCACCGGGCTTCCAGGAATTCGGCCTGTACCACCTCAGCGAGGGCATGCTGGAGCGCGCGTTCCCGGAATTCCGGCCGCGCCTGACCGAGTGCCGCTTCTACAACTGCCACCATGTGAACGAGCCGGGGTGCGGGGTGCTGGCCGCGGTGGAATCCGGCGCGATTTCCGAGCGCCGCCACCAGCTCTACACGCAGCTGCTGCACGAATCCAGCCAGCAGAAGCCGTGGTAA
- a CDS encoding threonine-phosphate decarboxylase (K02227: cbiB, cobD; adenosylcobinamide-phosphate synthase [EC:6.3.1.10]) has product MTFVSILLALIAEQFRALGRNNPIHEIVRALGERAEHAFDTGRPRDAALAWLTVVLPLTLAVVVVHYLLASISVALTLAWNVLVLYMTLGFRQFSHYFTDIHEALNRDDVHTARMLLHEWTGLDTVEMPVTEIVRQTLEAAIVAVHRHVFGVFFWFLVPIGPGGVVLYRTAEYLGRQWNQPSAERSPALGRFAARAFYVLDWIPSRLTAIGFAIVGNFEDAVYAWRNHARKWNDAVNGILLASGGGALGVRLGTPLAEDDSTVVLRASVAGPAVDYAPGMEEDNGGPEPAAPEFGTEPGVRTLQSAVGLVWRAVVLWMLLLAMLSLALWVG; this is encoded by the coding sequence ATGACCTTTGTTTCTATTCTCCTGGCGCTGATCGCAGAGCAGTTCCGCGCCCTGGGCCGCAACAACCCGATCCACGAGATCGTGCGCGCGCTCGGCGAGCGCGCCGAACACGCTTTCGACACTGGCCGCCCGCGCGACGCCGCGCTGGCGTGGCTCACCGTGGTGCTGCCGCTGACGCTGGCGGTGGTCGTGGTTCACTACCTGCTGGCCTCGATCAGCGTGGCGCTGACGCTCGCCTGGAACGTGCTGGTGCTGTACATGACGCTGGGCTTTCGCCAGTTCAGCCACTACTTCACCGACATCCATGAAGCGCTGAACCGCGACGACGTCCATACCGCGCGCATGCTGCTGCACGAATGGACCGGGCTCGACACCGTCGAGATGCCGGTCACCGAGATCGTGCGGCAAACGCTGGAAGCGGCGATCGTGGCCGTGCACCGGCATGTGTTCGGCGTGTTCTTCTGGTTCCTGGTGCCGATCGGGCCCGGCGGCGTGGTGCTGTACCGGACCGCCGAATACCTCGGCCGCCAGTGGAACCAGCCTTCGGCCGAACGCAGTCCCGCGCTGGGCCGCTTCGCGGCGCGCGCCTTCTATGTGCTCGATTGGATTCCCTCAAGGCTGACTGCGATCGGCTTTGCCATCGTGGGCAATTTCGAGGATGCGGTCTATGCCTGGCGCAACCACGCGCGCAAGTGGAACGATGCGGTCAACGGCATCCTGCTTGCCAGCGGCGGCGGGGCGCTCGGCGTCAGGCTGGGCACGCCACTGGCCGAGGACGATTCCACCGTGGTGCTGCGCGCCAGCGTGGCGGGCCCGGCGGTGGACTACGCACCCGGCATGGAAGAGGACAACGGCGGCCCCGAGCCGGCCGCGCCCGAATTCGGCACCGAGCCCGGCGTGCGCACGCTGCAGTCGGCCGTCGGCCTGGTGTGGCGCGCGGTGGTGCTGTGGATGCTGCTGCTCGCCATGCTGTCGCTGGCGCTCTGGGTGGGCTGA
- a CDS encoding quercetin 2,3-dioxygenase (K06911: K06911) yields the protein MIEIRKSAERGYADHGWLKSFHSFSFADYYDPQHVQFGPLRVINEDRVAPGMGFGTHGHRDMEIISYVLEGELAHKDSMGNGSVIRPGDVQRMSAGTGVRHSEYNHAQHDTTHFLQIWIMPDQNGIEPGYEEKHFDVADKRGKLRLVASRDGADGSVVVHQDVRLYAGLFDGGEATTLALAPGRRAYVHVARGRVTVNGKALEAGDAAKLESVGEVALSGGDNAEVLVFDLP from the coding sequence ATGATTGAAATCAGAAAGTCTGCAGAGCGCGGTTACGCCGACCATGGCTGGCTGAAGTCCTTTCATTCGTTCTCGTTCGCCGACTACTACGATCCGCAGCATGTGCAGTTTGGGCCGCTGCGCGTGATCAACGAGGACCGCGTCGCGCCCGGCATGGGCTTCGGCACGCACGGCCATCGCGACATGGAGATCATCAGCTACGTGCTGGAAGGCGAGCTGGCCCACAAGGACAGCATGGGCAACGGCAGCGTGATTCGCCCGGGCGATGTGCAGCGCATGAGCGCAGGCACGGGCGTGCGCCACTCCGAGTACAACCATGCCCAGCACGATACGACGCACTTCCTGCAGATCTGGATCATGCCTGACCAGAACGGCATCGAGCCCGGCTACGAGGAAAAGCACTTCGACGTGGCCGACAAGCGTGGCAAGCTGCGCCTGGTGGCCAGCCGCGACGGCGCCGACGGCTCGGTAGTGGTGCACCAGGACGTGCGCCTGTACGCCGGCCTGTTCGACGGCGGCGAGGCCACCACGCTGGCGCTCGCGCCGGGCCGCCGTGCCTATGTCCATGTGGCGCGTGGCCGGGTGACGGTCAACGGCAAGGCACTCGAGGCCGGCGATGCGGCCAAGCTGGAGTCGGTCGGTGAAGTCGCGCTTTCCGGCGGCGATAACGCCGAGGTGCTGGTGTTCGACCTGCCCTGA
- a CDS encoding LysR family transcriptional regulator, which translates to MLGSLGLEAYIYGVHLRSSHSEFLNMALSLESLEVLDAIERKGSFAAAAHEMGKVPSALTYVVRKLEEDLDVLLFDRRRHRAELTPAGRALLDEGRHLLHAADDLARRVKRLATGWEATLTIVVDDLINFRALLPVIHDFYAENTATRLRFAKEVLGGAWDALISNRADLVIGGAYDAPSTQGFQIRPLGTVPFVFAVAAHHPLATEEGPLTTIQIARHRIVAVGDTSRNLPARTHGVLAGQDVLVVPTMRDKLEAQIRGLGCGWLPAPMAQPHIESGVLQARETVEVRAPGNFKVAWRTSNRGKALQWWASKLEDPRLAQALLQHAEFAG; encoded by the coding sequence ATGCTAGGCAGTTTAGGGCTTGAGGCGTATATTTACGGGGTCCACCTTAGAAGCAGTCATTCAGAATTTCTGAACATGGCCCTCTCGCTAGAATCCCTCGAAGTCCTCGACGCCATCGAACGCAAGGGCAGCTTCGCCGCTGCCGCCCACGAGATGGGCAAGGTGCCCTCAGCGCTGACCTACGTTGTGCGCAAGCTGGAAGAAGACCTGGACGTGTTGCTGTTTGACCGTCGCCGCCACCGCGCCGAGCTGACCCCGGCCGGCCGGGCGCTGCTCGACGAAGGCCGGCACCTGCTGCATGCGGCCGACGACCTGGCGCGCCGCGTCAAGCGGCTGGCCACGGGCTGGGAGGCGACGCTGACCATCGTGGTCGACGACCTGATCAACTTCCGCGCGCTGCTGCCGGTGATCCACGACTTCTACGCCGAGAACACCGCCACCCGGCTGCGCTTTGCCAAGGAAGTGCTGGGCGGCGCCTGGGACGCGCTGATCAGCAACCGCGCCGACCTGGTGATCGGCGGCGCCTACGATGCGCCCAGCACGCAGGGCTTCCAGATCCGGCCACTGGGAACGGTGCCGTTCGTGTTCGCGGTGGCGGCGCACCATCCGCTGGCCACAGAGGAAGGCCCCCTGACCACCATTCAGATCGCCAGGCACCGCATCGTCGCGGTCGGCGATACCTCGCGCAACCTGCCGGCGCGCACGCACGGCGTGTTGGCCGGCCAGGACGTGCTGGTGGTGCCGACCATGCGCGACAAGCTGGAAGCGCAGATCCGCGGCCTTGGCTGCGGCTGGCTGCCGGCACCAATGGCGCAGCCACATATCGAAAGCGGCGTGCTGCAGGCGCGCGAGACCGTGGAAGTGCGCGCGCCCGGCAACTTCAAGGTGGCCTGGCGCACCAGCAACCGCGGCAAGGCGCTGCAATGGTGGGCGAGCAAGCTGGAAGACCCGCGCCTGGCACAGGCGCTGCTGCAACACGCCGAATTCGCCGGCTGA
- a CDS encoding glutamyl-Q tRNA(Asp) ligase (K01894: gluQ; glutamyl-Q tRNA(Asp) synthetase [EC:6.1.1.-]) — protein sequence MAVITGGYRGRFAPSPTGPLHMGSLVTALASWLDARAHGGQWLVRIEDIDMPRCVRGADDDILHTLERLGMTPDEPPLWQSRREPHYADALRRLDAAGQLYPCGCSRKEIADSLVHVRERHQTLAYPGTCRHGLNGKLPRAWRVRVPDGATANICFDDRWQGRQCQDLETELGDFVLRRADGLWAYQLAVVVDDGLQGITHIVRGADLLDSTPRQLHLQHLLGLPTPAYLHVPVVVNEIGEKLSKQSGALAIDTGAPLDTLREAGSHLGLVNNAGNVKDWLASATDGWRQRLETLPQPQPPHG from the coding sequence ATGGCGGTCATCACGGGCGGCTATCGCGGCCGCTTTGCCCCCTCGCCCACCGGGCCGCTGCATATGGGCTCGCTGGTCACAGCGCTGGCCAGCTGGCTCGATGCGCGCGCGCATGGCGGCCAGTGGCTGGTGCGCATCGAAGACATCGACATGCCGCGCTGCGTGCGCGGCGCCGACGACGACATCCTGCATACGCTGGAACGCCTTGGCATGACACCGGACGAGCCGCCGTTGTGGCAGAGCCGGCGCGAACCGCACTACGCCGACGCGCTGCGCCGGCTGGACGCCGCCGGGCAGCTCTACCCGTGCGGCTGCTCGCGCAAGGAGATCGCCGATTCGCTGGTACATGTGCGCGAGCGCCACCAGACGCTGGCCTACCCCGGCACCTGCCGCCACGGCCTGAACGGCAAGCTGCCGCGCGCCTGGCGCGTGCGCGTGCCGGACGGCGCGACGGCCAATATCTGCTTTGACGACCGCTGGCAGGGCCGCCAGTGCCAGGACCTGGAAACCGAGCTGGGCGATTTCGTGCTGCGCCGCGCGGACGGGCTATGGGCGTATCAACTGGCAGTGGTGGTGGACGACGGCCTGCAGGGCATCACGCATATCGTGCGCGGCGCCGACCTGCTCGACTCCACGCCGCGGCAGCTCCACCTGCAGCACCTGCTGGGCCTGCCCACGCCGGCCTACCTGCACGTGCCGGTGGTGGTCAACGAGATCGGCGAGAAGCTCAGCAAGCAAAGCGGCGCACTGGCGATCGACACCGGCGCGCCGCTGGATACGCTGCGCGAGGCAGGCAGCCACCTGGGGCTGGTCAACAACGCGGGGAATGTGAAGGACTGGCTGGCAAGCGCCACCGACGGGTGGCGCCAGCGGCTGGAGACGTTGCCCCAGCCTCAGCCGCCGCACGGCTAG
- a CDS encoding DEAD/DEAH box helicase gives MSSRRVSVCAGFASRQTPIPMTTTTAPEPTTAVQTFESFGLDARILRALSDQGYTTPTPIQAQAIPVVLLGKDVMGAAQTGTGKTAGFALPIIQRLLPLANASASPARHPVRALMLTPTRELADQVYDNVARYAKHTDLRSTVVFGGVDMNPQTDALRRGVEILVATPGRLLDHVQQKSVNLSQVQMLVLDEADRMLDMGFLPDLQRIINLLPAQRQTLLFSATFSAEIKRLAASYLKQPVTIEVARSNSTNENVRQMVYQVEDGHKQAAVVHLLKQRAEQGLSRQCIVFVNSKIGCSRLARHLEREGINAAAIHGDKTQTERMQTLDGFKSGTIDALVATDVAARGLDIPDMPCVVNFDVPYSAEDYVHRIGRTGRAGASGDALSIYVPGNDERLLSDIEKLIKRSIPRGKLEGFDPTGERARQGDTERRRERGDVRRARGNGESEERPRRHDHSGSRQMFRASDDPFFSRPYEPSANSTQAQPSEEMAAALSRGRQAPKRPVAALLGGVPRKS, from the coding sequence ATGAGTTCCAGACGCGTATCCGTTTGTGCCGGGTTCGCCTCCCGCCAGACACCGATACCCATGACAACTACGACCGCACCAGAACCAACTACCGCTGTGCAGACCTTCGAGAGCTTCGGCCTCGACGCGCGCATCCTGCGCGCCTTGTCCGACCAGGGCTACACCACGCCCACGCCGATCCAGGCGCAGGCGATTCCCGTCGTGCTGCTCGGCAAGGACGTGATGGGCGCCGCCCAGACCGGCACCGGCAAGACCGCCGGCTTTGCGCTGCCGATCATCCAGCGCCTGCTGCCGCTGGCCAATGCCAGCGCCTCGCCGGCGCGACACCCGGTGCGCGCGCTGATGCTGACGCCCACGCGCGAACTGGCCGACCAGGTCTACGACAACGTCGCCCGCTACGCCAAGCACACCGACCTGCGCAGCACGGTGGTGTTCGGCGGCGTCGACATGAACCCCCAGACGGATGCGCTGCGCCGCGGCGTGGAGATCCTGGTGGCCACGCCGGGCCGCCTGCTCGACCACGTGCAGCAGAAGTCGGTCAACCTGTCGCAGGTGCAGATGCTGGTGCTGGACGAAGCCGACCGCATGCTCGACATGGGCTTCCTGCCGGACCTGCAACGCATCATCAACCTGCTGCCGGCGCAGCGCCAGACGCTGCTGTTCTCGGCGACGTTCTCGGCGGAAATCAAGCGGCTGGCTGCCAGCTACCTGAAGCAGCCGGTCACCATCGAAGTCGCGCGCAGCAATTCGACTAACGAGAACGTGCGCCAGATGGTGTACCAGGTCGAAGACGGCCACAAGCAGGCGGCAGTCGTGCACCTGCTCAAGCAGCGTGCCGAGCAGGGGCTGTCGCGCCAGTGCATCGTCTTCGTCAACAGTAAGATCGGCTGCTCGCGCCTGGCGCGGCACCTGGAGCGCGAGGGCATCAACGCCGCCGCCATCCACGGCGACAAGACCCAGACCGAGCGCATGCAGACGCTGGACGGCTTCAAGAGCGGCACCATCGACGCGCTGGTCGCCACCGACGTGGCCGCGCGCGGGCTCGATATTCCCGACATGCCGTGCGTGGTCAACTTCGACGTGCCATACAGCGCCGAAGACTATGTGCACCGTATCGGCCGTACCGGCCGTGCCGGCGCCAGCGGCGACGCGCTGTCGATCTACGTGCCCGGCAATGACGAGCGCCTGCTGTCCGATATCGAGAAGCTGATCAAGCGCAGCATCCCGCGCGGCAAGCTGGAAGGCTTCGACCCGACCGGCGAGCGTGCGCGCCAAGGCGACACCGAGCGCCGCCGCGAGCGTGGCGACGTGCGCCGCGCGCGCGGCAACGGCGAGAGCGAAGAGCGCCCGCGCCGCCACGATCACAGCGGCAGCCGCCAGATGTTCCGCGCCTCGGACGATCCTTTCTTCTCGCGCCCGTACGAGCCCAGCGCCAACAGCACCCAGGCCCAGCCGTCTGAAGAAATGGCCGCCGCGCTGAGCCGCGGCCGACAGGCGCCCAAGCGGCCGGTGGCCGCGCTGCTGGGCGGCGTGCCGCGCAAGTCCTGA